The sequence TCGCCTCTCGCCGGTTTTCGGGGACTTGCGGAAAAACGTCCATTGCATCGCAGCACGAACCACCCTATAGCACCCCCGTTCGGGACTGAACCCGGGTTTCATCTGCTGGTTGGGGAGACCGCCATGTCTGACGACGGCCTCTTCCAATTGGGGATGGACTTGGAAGCACGTCACCATGAAGGCGCCGACGCATCGTTTGCGGACGCATATGCCTTCGACGTGCCGAGAAGCACCACCCATACGGAAGACAACGACACTACCGCGCCTGCGGCCAACACGCAGGACGACCGGCTCGATCACTTCATCGAGCGCGAGGGCGTCCGCTGTGCCGGTTCGCATCTGATCATCGATCTCTACGACGCCACGCGTCTCGACGATCTTCCCTTTATCGAGGAGACGTTGAAGACCTGCGTCACGGAGGCCGGTGCAACGCTGCTGCACATCCACCTGCACCCGTTCGAGCCTACCGGCGTGAGCGGCGTCGCGGTGCTGGCCGAAAGCCATATCTCGGTCCATACGTGGCCCGAGGCAGGCTATGCGGCCTTCGACGTGTTCATGTGCGGCGATGCCCGGCCGGAAAAATGCGTGGAGGTTCTCGAGCAGGCCTTCCGCCCCGGTCGCACCAGCGTCAGCGAATTGCTACGCGGCAAGGAGGTCGCATGAGCGACGGGCTGGTCTTCCGCGAGACGCTCTATCCTGGCGTCCAGGTGCAGTATTCGTGCGACGACATCCTGTACCAGGATCGCTCCGAGCATCAGGACCTCGTGCTGTTCGCCAATCCGGTGTTCGGCAAGGTCCTGATGCTCGACGGCGTCACCCAGGTCACCACCGCCGACGAGTTCATCTATCACGAGATGATGGCGCATGTGCCGATCCTCGCCCATGGCGAGGCGCGCGAGGTGCTGATCGTCGGCGGCGGCGACTGCGGCATGGCCGAGGAAGCTCTGAAGCACAAGGGCATCGAGCGACTGACCCAGGTGGAGATCGACGACGCCGTCGTCGAATTCTCCAAGGAGCATTTCGCCGATTTCAACGCCTCCGTCTTCCAGGATGACCGCTTCGATCTGGTCATCGCGGACGGTGCGCGCTTCGTGGCCGAGACCGACCGCCGCTTCGACGTGGTGATGGTGGATTCCACCGACCCGATGGGGCCGGGCGCCGTGCTCTTCACGCCCGAGTTCTATCGCGGCGTTCACCACTGCCTGAAGCCGGGCGGCGTACTGGTCACCCAGAACGGCGTCCCCTTCCTGCAGAAGGGCGAGCTGGTGTCCTCGATCGGCCACTTCTCGAAGATCTACCGCGACGCCTATGCCTATGTCGCGGCGATCCCGACCTATTTCGGCGGCCACATGGCGCTCGGCTGGGCAAGCGACAATCCTGCCCTGCGCCGCCAGCCGCTCGACGTGCTGGAACAGCGCTTCGAGGCAGCCGGCATCGACACCCGCTACTACACGCCGGAAGTGCACCAGGCCGCCTTCGCGCTGCCGCGCTTCATTCGCGATGCGGTCGCGGAAGGCAAGAGCGGCGCCTGACGCCTCTCTCCTTGCCGAGAACAGAAAAGCCGCCGCCCCTCGGGACGGCGGCTTTTTTCATGGCCTGACGCTGGGGGCGTCGTGCCTTCACGCCATCTTCTTCGTCTTTCCGGCAGGCCTCTCCTTTCGTCTTCCCGGACGAGGCCGAAGGCCGAAGATCCGGGACCGGAGAGCCACGGTGCCCGAGGCAGGCGTGAAGCGGTTCCACGAACGCCCTCGGCGCTCCGATCCCGCATCTCCGCTGCGCTGCGTGCGGGATGACGAGGAGAGGGTTTCCGGTATCCTCGCTGCCGCTCTGGCAACCAATAGGCCCCGGCTCGCGCTTCGCTTGACCGGGGTGACGGCAGAGGGGATGCAAGGCTTTTGCCAGTCTCTTCGGCTGTCATCCCGGCCGCGCGCAAGCGCAGAGACGGGACCCATTGGCACCCTCAGCGGGCGTGAGGCGGGAGCGCATCGCCACCTCCACGGCTGTCATACCTGCGAAGGCAGGTATCCAGTATCCACCGGGGCGGATGGTGCCGCGAAGCTAGCCGCCACCGGCGTTCTCGCGGCAACGCCCCCCTCAGTCGCGCGCCTCGAGCCACTCTCTCAAACCGGCCCGGTCGCCGGACAGAACCCCCTCGGCCACCCGCCGCCCGACCGCCGCGCCGAACTTGTAGCCATGGCCCGAGCAGGCCGAGACCACCGTCAGCCGGTCTTCTCCGGCGACGAAGAAATGCTCGTCCGCGGTGAACGTGTAGGCGCAGGTCACCACCTCGCTCACCCGGTACTCCTCGATGCGCGCGAACGGCGGGCCGAAATGACCGCGCAGCCGCTCGCCCTCGCCGGGCTCCGGCACACGCCGCTCGTCGGCGCCCGAGCGCACCTTGTGGATGCCCGCCCCCACCTTCAGCCCCGTGCCGCGCACCGGCGGCAGCACATAGCCGTCGACCGTGCCGCCGACATCGAGGATCACGGGCGAGGCCTCCCAGGCGGCAACGAGATCCGCCGGCGGGTCGAGATAGGCGACCGCCGTGCGATAGGAGGTCAGCCGGTCGGAAAGCTGCGGGAACAGCTGCAGCACCCAGGCCCCGGCCGTCACCACCACATGGTCGCCGGCAAGCTCCTCGCCCCCGGCAAGCCGCACCTTGCCCGACGCCGCATCCACCGCCTTCACCCGCGTTTGCGGGCGGATCGTCACGCCGGCGCGCTGCAGGAAGGCCAGCAGATCCTGCCCGATATGCCGGCACAGCAGCACGCCGCCTTCCGGGCTGGAGGCCGCCGAATGCACGCCGCCGGGATCGAGGAACGGGTGCCGGCGCACCGCCTCATCGCAGCTCAGGTCTTCCACCGGATAGCCGCCGGCCAGCAGGCTGTCGCGATACTCGATGGAGGAGTCCCGCCCGGTCTGCGACACCAGCAGGAACCCCGTATCGGCCAGATGCTTCGCGCCGAGGTCGGCCCACATCTCGTCCCAGGCCGCATAGGCCTCGTCGATCCGCCGCTGATAGCCGCCCTGCGCCCCGTAGGCACGGCGGATGATGCGGTGATGGTCGCCAGAGGCCGACAGCGGATTGGGGATCGGCCCCTGCTCCAGCAGCACCACCTCGACGCCGCGCTTTGCCAGCGACCATGCGGTGGACAGGCCGGCGATGCCGGCCCCGACGACGATGACCTTCATGGGAACTTGCCTCCTTGCGGGCGTGGGCCGCCTGCGGCTGCGGGCTCAGATCAGGCGCCGACCTGGGCGATCCACTCCTGCAGATTGTAATAGGTGGTGATGCGGGCGATCCGCCCCTCGCGAATGTCGAAGAACGTGCCGGCCGGCAGGCGATAGGTCTGGCCCGCCGCCGGCGGCAGGCCCTCGTCGGTGACCAGATAGGTGCCGGAGACGATGAACTCGGCCGCTGCGCGTGTGCCGTCATCGCTGGCGAAGATGACGATTTCCGACAGCTCTTCCTTGTAGCAGCGCGTCATGTGGTCGTTGAACGCGGCGAACAGCGCCTTGCCCTGCCGCCGCTCGCCCTGGTTCACGTCATGGGCGATGTCGTCGGTGACGAGCTCCAGCATCGCTGCCGTGTCGCCCGCGTTGAAGGCGGCATAATAGGCGTCGAGGAGCTTGAGGGTCGCAGCGTGCGGCATGTCTGGTTCCGGTGTTCGGGAGAGAAGAAGGCAGGCGTTGCGGCCGCATTCTGGCCTTCCCGTCCCGGCCTTGGCAAGCCGCAGCCATCCCCCTTGTCCACACCGTCCGCACCGTGCTCCCGCACCCGGCCCTCACTCGGTCGGAACGGCATCCTCCGCATACTGCGCCAGGAACGCCGCGCTCGGCGGGATCGGCTTGATCATGTCGATCAGCACGCCATTCGGATCGCGTGTGATAAAATGCCGCTGGCCGAAATCCTCGTCGCGGATATCCAAGAGGATCGGCAGGCCTGCCGCCTTCAGCCGCGCGTATTCGGCATCGACGTCCGCCACCTCGAAATTGAGCAGCAGGCCGGCGACCGACTGCCCGCGTGCAGGCGCCGGGATCGTCTCATGGCTGCCGTCCAGCACGGCAAGGTTCACGGACGGATCGCTTTCCGACTGCAGATGCACGTACCAGTCGGCGCTGAAGGCCCGGCGAAAGCCGAAATGCGTCTCGTAGAACCGCGCGGTCGCTTCCACCTCGCCGGTCATCACCACCGGATAATAGCTCGTCACCTTCATGGCCCGTCCTTCCTTGCTTTCCATCGGCAGCGCGCCCGCCGCCCCTGCGGCCCGGCCGCCTTGCCCGTCCCTTGGCGACAACAGCAAACCCTTGCCTGCCGGCGCCGCTCCATGTCACATACATGCAGCATGTATCCATATACATACAAACAGCCTGTATGTAAATAGGTGACCCGATGGACCACACGATGACGGAAAAGCCCGACCGGCGGCGCGGCAAGGGCCGGGGCAATTCCGA comes from Stappia sp. 28M-7 and encodes:
- the speE gene encoding polyamine aminopropyltransferase; its protein translation is MSDGLVFRETLYPGVQVQYSCDDILYQDRSEHQDLVLFANPVFGKVLMLDGVTQVTTADEFIYHEMMAHVPILAHGEAREVLIVGGGDCGMAEEALKHKGIERLTQVEIDDAVVEFSKEHFADFNASVFQDDRFDLVIADGARFVAETDRRFDVVMVDSTDPMGPGAVLFTPEFYRGVHHCLKPGGVLVTQNGVPFLQKGELVSSIGHFSKIYRDAYAYVAAIPTYFGGHMALGWASDNPALRRQPLDVLEQRFEAAGIDTRYYTPEVHQAAFALPRFIRDAVAEGKSGA
- a CDS encoding ketosteroid isomerase-related protein, yielding MPHAATLKLLDAYYAAFNAGDTAAMLELVTDDIAHDVNQGERRQGKALFAAFNDHMTRCYKEELSEIVIFASDDGTRAAAEFIVSGTYLVTDEGLPPAAGQTYRLPAGTFFDIREGRIARITTYYNLQEWIAQVGA
- a CDS encoding VOC family protein — its product is MKVTSYYPVVMTGEVEATARFYETHFGFRRAFSADWYVHLQSESDPSVNLAVLDGSHETIPAPARGQSVAGLLLNFEVADVDAEYARLKAAGLPILLDIRDEDFGQRHFITRDPNGVLIDMIKPIPPSAAFLAQYAEDAVPTE
- a CDS encoding FAD-binding oxidoreductase, whose amino-acid sequence is MKVIVVGAGIAGLSTAWSLAKRGVEVVLLEQGPIPNPLSASGDHHRIIRRAYGAQGGYQRRIDEAYAAWDEMWADLGAKHLADTGFLLVSQTGRDSSIEYRDSLLAGGYPVEDLSCDEAVRRHPFLDPGGVHSAASSPEGGVLLCRHIGQDLLAFLQRAGVTIRPQTRVKAVDAASGKVRLAGGEELAGDHVVVTAGAWVLQLFPQLSDRLTSYRTAVAYLDPPADLVAAWEASPVILDVGGTVDGYVLPPVRGTGLKVGAGIHKVRSGADERRVPEPGEGERLRGHFGPPFARIEEYRVSEVVTCAYTFTADEHFFVAGEDRLTVVSACSGHGYKFGAAVGRRVAEGVLSGDRAGLREWLEARD
- the speD gene encoding adenosylmethionine decarboxylase, translating into MSDDGLFQLGMDLEARHHEGADASFADAYAFDVPRSTTHTEDNDTTAPAANTQDDRLDHFIEREGVRCAGSHLIIDLYDATRLDDLPFIEETLKTCVTEAGATLLHIHLHPFEPTGVSGVAVLAESHISVHTWPEAGYAAFDVFMCGDARPEKCVEVLEQAFRPGRTSVSELLRGKEVA